The DNA window TGGCGTGCAGTGGAATTGGGATGGGATTGCGAAGCTGGCGCGGGGCTAATGCCCGCTGCACTTCTTCTCGGCCATCTTCCTCTGCAAGGCGGCGAGTAGCTTGTTTTCGAGCGCCTCAGGCACAGCCTGGGGCTCGCAGCCCTTATAGATCTGCAAGGTTTTCTTGGTTGTATCCAGAACCACCCAGCAGTTGGGGCACTCTTTGGCGTGTTGGTCGAGCTCTGCACGGGTTTCAGCGTCGATGGACGAGTCCAGGTAATCGCTGAGTTCGCGCAGGAAGTCCTTACAGGTAGGCAAACGCGTCTTCTCCCTTGCGCTTAAATAAGCGAGTCAGTTTTTCCCGCAACTGCAGCCGGGCCCGCAGCAGGCGGCTTTTTACCGCCGGAATGCTCAGCCCCAGCGTTTCCGCTGTTTCCTCAGTCGAGAGTTCTTCAACATCGCGCAGCATGAATACCGTTCGAAATCCTTCAGGCAGACTGGAGATCGTTTTATCGAGAATCTCCCGCAGTTCATCCTGGGAGTAGCGATCTTCCGGATTGCCTTCCCAGACCGCGATCTCGCGCATCATTGTATCCTCACCGGTGTCTAGTTCTTCATCGAGAGAAACGACGCGGCCCGTTTTGCGTTTCCGCAATTTCATCAGCGCCTCGTTCATCGCAATGCGAACCAGCCAGGTGTAAAACTTGCTGTTGCCCTGAAAACCGTCCAGATGCGTATAGGCCTTCATGAACGACTCTTGCAGGACGTCTTCTGCATCCTCGTCATTGTTTGTGATGTTGCGCGCGACGCGAAGGATGCGGCGACTATATCGCTTTACGAGTTCAGGAAACGCTCCGTCATCCCCGCCTTTGGCAAGTTCGACCAACTGCTCGTCGCTGAGGGG is part of the Bryobacter aggregatus MPL3 genome and encodes:
- a CDS encoding anti-sigma factor family protein — encoded protein: MPTCKDFLRELSDYLDSSIDAETRAELDQHAKECPNCWVVLDTTKKTLQIYKGCEPQAVPEALENKLLAALQRKMAEKKCSGH
- a CDS encoding RNA polymerase sigma factor; this encodes MTSIEPLSDEQLVELAKGGDDGAFPELVKRYSRRILRVARNITNNDEDAEDVLQESFMKAYTHLDGFQGNSKFYTWLVRIAMNEALMKLRKRKTGRVVSLDEELDTGEDTMMREIAVWEGNPEDRYSQDELREILDKTISSLPEGFRTVFMLRDVEELSTEETAETLGLSIPAVKSRLLRARLQLREKLTRLFKRKGEDAFAYL